TACGTCAAGCAACTCGCCGCCGACAAGCGCTACGTCCGCGACGTCTACTGACCCGGGACGCCTGCCAGCAGCGCCCGGAGACGCGTGACCTCGGCCACCAGCCGGGGCACGTCGGCCCGGGCGTGCGCGATGAAGTCCAGGTCGTTGTCGAGCTGGGGGTCGGGGCTGACGACCTGCTTGTTGCCGATGTAGTGGCTCAGGTACATCTCGTTGTCGATGTCCGAGGTCGTCCGGTCGACGAAGATGCAGCTCGCGCCCCCGGTGGCCGACCGGGTCTCCAACCGCGGCTCCCAGTCGCCCGGGGTGGCGGCCGAGGCCCGGGCTGCGATCGCGGTCAACTCTGCCTCGGTCAGAGGTTCGTGTTCCATGCGAGCAATGTAGGCGAGGGCGGGTCAGTGTGCGGGGCGTTCGTCGATGACCTGGCGGAGTTTGCCGGTGCGGGGGTTGGTGGCGAGGGCGGAGCGGGGGACCCATTCGAGCTGGAGGGGGTGGATGGCGCCGGCGGCGGTCTCGGAGACGTAGGCGGGGCGGGCGTCGAGGACGGCGCGGCGGAGGGTTTCGGTGAGCTCGGCGGGCGGCGGGGCCGGGGTGGTGTGGCCGAGGCGGATGACCAGGCCGTCGCGGCCGTCCCAGCGGCGCTGGACGAACTGCATGCCGGTGATGTGGTGCCCGGGGTCGTGGGCGAGCAGCACGTCGCGGACGTCCTCGGTGGGCATGGTGACGATGCCGATCCGGGCGCCCTCGGCGGAGCGGCCGAGCAGCCGGAAGGTGCGGCAGTCGGCGTCGGTCCACTCGGCGCGGTCCCCGGCCGGGTAGCGCAGGATCGGCACCAGGGTGCGGAACAGGTTGGTGACCACGACCCGGCCGGGGACGCCGGGTTCGGTGATCGGCTCGCCGGTGTCCTCGTCGACCAGCTCGACCACCGTCCGGTGGGGGAAGGCCCGGTGGACGCGCAGGTCGTCCCCGGCGGGCACCGGTCCGGCGACCAGGCCGGCGTCCACCGAGGCGTAGCCGATGGAGGAGAGCGCGGCGTTGGGGAAGGCCGAACGCAGCAGCGGGCGCAGGTCGTTGAAGAGGATGTCGCCGCCGAACAGCACGAGTTCGATCTGCGGGGCGGGCCGTTCCTGCTTGAGCAGCGTCTCGGCGACGGCGGACAGCTTCATCGGCTCGCCGGCCAGCACGTCCACGCCGAAGGAGTGGATCAGGTCGGCCACGTACTCGTCGGGCGCGGTCGCCACCGGCAGCCGCACGTTGTCGATCGGCGCGTGGTGCAGGGCGCCCTCGATGAACAGGAAGCCGCTGTAGAACTCGCCCGCCCGGAACAGGTTGGCGACCTTCTGGCCGGGCTTGAGTCCGGCGTCGACCAGCCCGGCGCCGAAGGCGCTGACCGAGTCGAAGTGCTCGGAGCGCGTCCACGGCGAGAACTTGGGGGCTCCGGTGGTGCCGCCGGACTTGTAGACGGCGGCGTCGGTGAGCGGCCCGGTCAGCAGCCGGTTGTCCGGCCAGCGGTTGGCGGACCAGAACGCGACGTGGTCGATCAGGGGCAGCTGGGCGAGCGAGGTGACGGTGGCGGGCACGTCGCGGTACAGCTCGGCGTAGAACGGCGAGTTGCGCCGGGCGTGGTCGACGAGGGCCTGCAGGGGCAGGGCGGGCATGGGAGTCGCTCCTCAGGGAAGGGGGTTCAGGCCGATCCAGTCGTGGGCGAGCCGCTGGACGGCGCTGCCGTCGCGGTCGGCGAGTTTGGCGTCCAGGTAGGCCGCGGCCCACGCGCCGGTGGGGATCCGGAACGGCGGCCGCTCCTCGGCCAGCGCCCGCAGCACCGCCTCGGCGACCTCCGCGGCGGGCTGCCCGGCGCCCGCCCAGTGCGCGCCGATCCGCTCGCCGTACGCGGCGAAGGTGTCCGCGTACGGGCCCGAAGCGGCCTGCACAGTCCGGCGGTTGACGTCCGGGAAGATGCCGAACCGGGTGTCGGGCACGTAGCCGGGCACCAGCACCGACACCCGTACGCCGTGCGCGGCGGCGACCGGGGCGAGCGCCTCCATGAACCCCTCGACGGCGAACTTGGCCGCGCAGTAGGCCTCGTTGAAGGGCTGGCCGACCACGCCGTGGACGCTGCCGATGGTCAGCAGCCGCCCGCCCGAGGCGCGCAGCAGCGGCATCGCGGCGCGCGAGACGGCGACCGTGCCGAAGAAGTTGACCTCGAGGTTGGCGCGCAGCGCCTTCGCGGTGGACATCTCCAGCGTCGGGTCGAAGTTGGAGATCCCGGCGTTGTTGACCAGCGCGTCGAGCCGGTCGATCCCGGCGAAGCAGGCGGCGACGGACTCCTCGTCGGTGATGTCCAGCCGTCGGACCTCGGCGCCGGGCGCGGCGGCCCGCAGCGCGTCCGCCCGCCCCGGGTCGCGCACGGTGGCGAGCACCCGCCAGCCGGCCCGGCTCGCGGCTGCGGCGGTGGCCAGCCCGATGCCGGAGGAGCAGCCGGTGACCAGCAGGACCTGCCGGGCCGTCATGGCGTGGCCTCCGCCAGTTCGGTGACGCTGTCGACGGCTTTCGGGAGGTCGGCGTCCAACCGGGACTGGACGCCGAGCGCGGGCAGGAAGGAGCAGGCGGCCAGCAGGGTGCCGCCGACCATGGTCCAGCGGGCCGCGTCGAGCACGCCCAGCGGGCCGGTGAGCAGCGACACCGCGAGGCCGCCGGCCAGTGCGGCGAGCGGGATGACGCCCCAGGTGGCGGTCCGGAACGCGGCGTGCATGACGCCCTGGTGCTGCGCGGACATCCGGGACTGCCGGGCGGGCGCGGAGCACACGTTGATGCAGGACATGAAGAAGCCGTAGGCGCCCATGGTGGCGGCGATCACCGGCCCGGCGGGCAGCGCGGGCGCGGCGAGCACGCCCAGCCCGACCAGGCAGTGCAGCAGCAGCCCCCACGCCAGGGTCCGGCCGATGCCGAACCGCGCGCTGATCCTCGGTGCGAGCAGCGCGCCGAGCAGCGCGCCGACCGCGCCCGCGGACATCGCGGCGCCGAACACGCCGACGCTCACGCCCAGGCCACGGTAGGCGAGCACGGGCAGCACGGTGACGAAGACCGGCCCGCCGGAGTTCAGGGTGATCGCGGCGAGCACCACCCGGCGCAGCACCGGGTCCTGCCAGTTGAGTCGGAAGCCGAGGGTGAGGCGCTGCCACACCGAGCCCTGGACGGCGGTGCGCTCGCCCCACGGCCGCATCCAGCGGAAGCAGGCCGCCGACACCAGGTAGCTGGCGGCGTCGACCAGCAGCGCGGCGGTGCCGAGCGCGCTGTACAGGGCGGCGGCGATCGACGGGCCGGAGACCTCGGCGACCGACCCGCTGCCCTCCAGCCGGGAGTAGGCCCGGACCAGGTGCTCCTTCTCGACCACGGCGGGCACGGCGACCAGGTAGCCGACGGTGAAGAAGATCGTCGCGCCGGAGACCGTGGCCACGCAGCAGAACAGCAGCGGCGTGGAGAGGAAGTCCAGCCAGTAGGCGAGCGGAATGACGGCGACGGCGAGCAGGCGCACCAGGTCGCAGACCAGCAGGGTGAGCCGCTTGTCCCAGCGGTCGACCAGGACGCCGGCGACCGGGCCGAGCAGCGGGATGCCCAGGTACTGGGCCATCGCGACGATGCCGACCTGGAGCGCCGAGGCGTGCAGCACGAAGATCATCAGGGTGGGGACGACGAACACCGTCACCCGGTCGCCGACGTTGGAGATCGACTTGCCGAGCCAGAACAGGTTGAAGCCCCGGCCGAGTTGCTCGGGCGCGCGCAGTCTCATGCTTCCTCCCGGACCGCGAAGCCCGCGGTCTTCCCGGTGCGGTCGTTGCTGACCAGCGCCTCGACCACCCGGACCTGCACGTTCTCCGGGTCGTGGGCGAAGGCGGTGCTCAGCGTGAAGGTGGCGGACAGCAGTTCGCGGCGCAGCGACTCGGTACGGACGTCGGCGCCGGGTGCGGCGAGCAGCAGGATCTCCACCCGCCGGGCCCGGCCGCCCTGTTCGGTGATCAGGACCTGGCCGCGGGTGACCCCGGGTTCGCGTTCGACCCGGGCCAGCAGCTCGTCGACGTGCAGGCCGAGGCCGCGGACCTGCACCACGTTGTCGCGGCGGCCCAGCACCCGCATCGCCGGTCCCGGCCGACCGCACGGGCAGCGGCCCAACTCGCCCGCGTCGCCGGTGCGGTAGCGCAGGACGGGGTTGAGCATCGCCGGGTCGAGCGAGGTGAAGTCGAGCAGCCCGTCCTGGTCGACGTGCACCAGCTGGTGCGGGAACGGGTGGAAGGTGTCGGCGGGGCAGTCGGGGGAGTTGGAGCCGACCACCCAGGTCTCGGTGGAGCCGAACATGCCGTGCCGCCGGGCCTTCGGCGCGACGATCGCCAGGTCCTCCTCCAGCTGCGGCTGCCAGGCCTCGCCCAGCCACAGCACCTTGCGCAGCGACGGGAGTTCGATGCCCGCCGCGCGGGCGTGTGCGAACCACAGCCGCAGCACGCTCGGGGTGCCGCCGATCGCGGTGACCCTCCGGTCGGCGAGGAACCCCAGCCACTCCGGGTACTCCTCGCGGGTGATCGAGCCCAGCGCGATCACCCGGCAGCCGGACAGGTCGGCCAGGCCCGCCGCCAGGAAGTGCGCGCCCCACATCCGGCCCGCGCCCCAGGCGTTGACGAACACGTCGTCGCGCTCCAGCGGCCGCCAGTGCTCGAACACCTTCGCCATGTAGAACCCGGTCGGCGCGTAGCCGATCTTGGGCGCGCCGGTCGAGCCGCCGCTCTGGAACAGCCAGGTCGCGCCCTGCTCGGCGGCCGGCTCCAGGTGCGCCAGCGCCGTGTTCAGGTCGTCCTTCGCCAGCGGCGGCAGCGCGGCCAGCTCCGCCAGCGACGACGGCGCCGGATGCGCGGCGTAGCGGCCGTCGAACTCCGGTACTCCGCGCAGCAGTTCCAGTGTCCGGCGGGCCACCGCCAGCCCGTCCGCGGCCTGCTCCTCGGTCAGCGAGAAGGTCATCGCCGGGCACCCCCGTCCGCGACGAAGGCGGCGTGCGCGTCCCGGTACGCGGCGAACCGGGCCCGGGTGACGTCCCGCTGGACCGGGCGGTCGGGGTCGTCCAGGTCCGGGGCGATCACCCCGTCCGGCTCCAGTTCGGAGAACCAGAACCGCTCGCCGTCGTGCAGGAAGTCCACGCAGAAGAACGGGATCGTCAGCTTCTTCGCGAAGTAGGCAGTGGCGTCTACGAGTTCCGGCGGGATCTCGCAGAACTCCATCGATCCGCCGCGGCTCGCGTTCGCCACCGGCGAGCCTGCCTCCGGGGTGCGGCGCAGCGCCGCGTACGGCCGTCCGTCGACCACGTACACCCGGTAGTCCACCGTGCCGTCGCCCAGGTACGGCTGCGCCACCAGCACGGTGTCACCGCCCTGCGCCAGGCTGGCCAGGCCGCGCACGTCCTCCCGGGAGCGGGCCAGGCAGATCCCGCCGCCGCCGCACCAGCCGGACGGCTTCACGATCGCCGGGAAGGTCAGTCCGTCCAGCGCCGCCTCGTACTGGTGCTTGGAGACGTCCCGCCCCGAGCCGATCCGCACCGACGGGACCGGCGGCACCGGCGAGTCGGCCAGGAACAGCACCGTCGCCAGCTTGTCGTTGCCCAGCAGCGACACCTGCGCCGGGAACGGCAGGTAGAACCCGGCCTGCTCCAGCACCGTGCACAGCGTCAACTGGTTGAACACGTCCATCGACTGGTACGGCAGCGAGTACAGCGCCGTGATGAACAGGGTGTCCTCGGGCGTCACCCGCTGCCCGTCCACGTACACCCGCGGCCGGCCCGGATCGGTGCCGTCCACCGTGACCGCCTCGGGGGCGTGCATCGTCCACGACATGCCCAGCTCGGCGGCGATCTCCGCGTACATGTCCCAGAAGTAGTGCTTCCACATCGCCCCGGACCGGCTCGACTCCCGGTCGGGGAAGATCCAGCACATCCGGCGCAACGGCGCCCGCACCCCGCTCATCCGCTCTCCTCCAGCTCGCTCACGTCGAAGCCCCGGCCGCCCGAAGCCCGTTCGGCCCACCAGGCCCGCCCCTCCGGCGGCAGCGTGTCCACCGGATCCACGTACGGGTGGCGGCGGCCCAACTGCTGATCCCCGCCCGCGGGTTCGGCGGTGCGGAGCTCAAGTCCGGTGCGGTAGTTCTTGGTCCAGTACGAGATGCCGCGGACCCGGTCGTAGCCGGCCGCCTGATGCACCCAGCGCTTGCCGACGTGCGGCACGTCGGCGACCAGTCGCGGCGTCGCGTAGCCCGGCAGGTAGCCGAGGATCGCCTCCTGCAGGCGCTGCGCCTCGGCCAGCGGCAGCCGCCAGTGCTCGGCGTTCGGGACCACGTCGCACAGGTAGAAGTAGTACGGCAGGATGTTGGCCTCGCCCTGCAGCGCGAAGCACAGGTCGAGCAGCGCCTCCGGGCTGGCGTTCACCCCGCGCATCAGCACGCCCTGGTTGCGGACGTCCCGCACGCCCGCGTCCAGCAGCGCCCGGGCCGCCTCCGCGACCAGCGGGGTCACCGAGGCCGCGTGGTTGGCGTGGGTGTGCACCGCCAGGTTGACCGAACGCCGGGCCGCCAGCCGGGCCACCCGCTCCACCCCGGCCAGCACCTTCGGCTGCAGCCAGTGCTGGGGCAGCCCGACGACGGACTTGCTGGCCAGCCGGATGTCCCGCACCGAGCCGAGCTCCAACAGCCGCAGCAGGAACGCCTCCAGGCGCGGCCACGGCATGTTGGCCAGGTCGCCGCCCGACACCACCACGTCCCGCACCGAAGGCGTGCGCTTCAGGTAGTCGAGCATCTGTTCCTCGCGGTCCGCCGGGCGCAGCACCAGCCGCGCCTTGGCGACCTGCGGCGTGGACCGGCCGACCAGGTCCATCCGGGTGCAGTGCCCGCAGTACTGCGGGCAGGTGGCGAGCAACTCGGCCAGCACCTTGGTCGGGTAGCGGTGCGTCAGCCCCTCCACCGCCCACATCTGCGCCTCGTGCAGTGAGTCCCGGGCCGCCAGCGGATGGCTGGGCCACTCGGGGTGCCGGTCCGGGCGCACCGGCAGCATGTAGCGCCGCACCGGGTCGGCCAGGAACGCCTCGGTGAAGGGCTCCGGACGCAGCGGCGCCGCCACCGCCATGGTGTTCAGCATGTGCGGCGGCACCAGCACCGACATGGTGGCGAACCCGGCCTGGTCCGCCGCCAGTTCACGGTAGAAGCGGTCGGTCAGCAGCGGTCCGAACACCTGCCGCAGCTGCCGCTCGTTCTTCACGCAGTGCGCCCGCTGCCACTGGGCGTCCCGCCACTGCTCGGGGGTGACGTCCCGCCAGCCCGGCAGCCGCCGCCAGTCCGGTTCGACCAGCGGCCGCCGCAGGTACTGGTACGGCTGTGCCCGGCGGTCCATCAGGCGGACTTCCCGCCGCCGGTCGCGGTCAGCAGCGTGGCGTGCCGGGCCCGCAGCTCCCGCTTCAGGACCTTGCCGGTCGGTCCGAGCGGGAACTCCGCGGCGGTGCGCGCCACTTGGAGCCCCGCCAGTGCGGACAGCCCGGCCGCGGCCAGCTCCGCGTTGGCGGCCGCCAGCAGCCCGTCCGCGCTCGCCCCCTCCTGCAGCCGCACCACGGCGATCGGCCGCAGCCCGCCGTCCGGGTGCGGCACGCCCACCACCGAGCAGTCCTGCACCGCGTCGGCGCAGTCGGCGAGCAGCACCTCCTCGATCGGCAGGCTGTACACCGGCCCGTCCAGGGTGTCGATCACGTCGACCGTGCGGTCCAGGTGGTAGAACCGGCCCTCGGCGTCCCGGTAGGCGAGGTCGCCGGTCAGCCAGTAGCCGGACATCCGGAAGGACTCGGTCAACCGCTCGTTGTTCCAGTACCCGTGGGTGATCGAGGGGGCGATCACCGCCAGCATGCCGACCGTCCCGTCCGGCACCTCCACGCCGTCCTCGTCCAGCACGGTGGCCTTCTCCACCACCTCCGAGGGCATGCCCACGCACCGGTCGTTCCGCCCGCTCTCCGGCGAGGTGACCTGCCCGAACAGTGCCATGCCCATCTCGGAGGAGCCCAGCCCGTCGACGAACTGCGAGCCGGGCAGCGCCGGTTGACCCTCCCGGTCCTGCGGCAGCAGCCACGGTCTGATCAGCCCGGCGGGCCGCTCGCCCAGTTGGACCAGCCGGCGGATGTGCCCGTAGTGCGCGCTGTCGCCGGTGTTGAACCAGGAGTGCACCTTCGCCGCACCCGCCACCGGCAGCTCACCGGTCGCCAACTCGACGAAGGTGCGCGGGAAGGAGGCCACCATGGTGGGCAGGAACGCCTCCATCACCGGCTCGACCACCGCCCGCCGCCAGTCCGCCATCACCACCGTCGGCAGGCCCAGCAGGGTCGCCGTCAGGAAGTAGCTGAGCCCGCCCGCGTGGGTGTGCGGCATCAGCGACATCAGCCGGTCGTACGGTTCCACCGGGAAGCGCACCATGCGCGGCTGCTTGCCCTCCCAGAACTGCCGGTGCGCCAGCGTGGTCGACTTGGGGGTGCCGGTCGTCCCGGAGGAGTGGATCAGCGCCACCACGTCGTCCGCGCCGTGTCGGTACGGGTAGCCCTCCGGGAGCGCCGACACGTCCGCGTCGAAGGCCTGCACCTCGGCGGCCAGGGCCAGGAACCGGGGCCGCCGCTGCGGGTCCTGCCGGTACGCGGCCGCCAGCCGGGTGGTGTCGTCCGCGACCACGCCGACCACACCCACGTGGTTGAGGTAGCGCACCAGCACGTCGTGCCGCATCGCGTCGTTGATCAGCGCGGGCACCGCGCCCAGCGCGGTCAGCGCGAAGAAGTGCAGCAGCGGCTCCAGGCCCTCGGCGACCACCACGCCCACCGGCTCGCCCGGCCGCACCCCCATCGCGTGGTACCACGCCGCGTACCGGTCCCGCAGCGCCGCCAGGTCCAGCAGGCTGTGCCCGTGCAGCACCACCTGGCCGCGGTGGTCGGTGCGGTGGGTGAACGCGTACGGCACTGCCCGGTTCGGGTTCGCCTCGATCGCCCGGTCGAGGAAGTTCCCCGCGCCGAGCGTCGGATCGGTCATGAACCGCTCTCTGACGGACAGCGGGGCGATGGATGTCTGCTCGCTCATAAAGGTCTCCCAAAATGCCCGGTGAGGCACAGAACATGACGGAACGTCAGATGCGTGCACGGAGTGCCGTGCGGACGTGTTGCGATGCGGGCGGGTCGGGTCAGCGCGCCAGCAGTTCGGCGGCGGCCCGCCGCCCCGAGCGGATCGCGCCCTCCAGCAGACCGAAGAACTCGGCGCTGGTCTCGGTCCCCGCGAAGTGCACCCGGCCGTGCGGCACGGTCAGGGTCGGCCCGAGCGCCAGCCAGTCGCCCGGACCGAACAGCGCCGCGTAACAGCCCCTGGACCACGGCTCGTTGACCCAGTCGGTGACGTGGAAGCCGACCGGCTCGGGCAGCATCGGGAACAGCCGGGACGCCTGGTCGACCGCCGCCGCCCGCTGCTCGGCGGGCGACAGGGCGGCGAACCGGTGCGCCTCCGCGCCGGTGACGAAGCCGGTCAGCACACCCGGCGAACCCTCCGGCGGCGTGTCGTCCACCGTGGACAGCAGCGGGCCCGCCGCGTTCACCGACCAGCCCGACAGGCCGTGTTCGCGCCACACCGGCTGCGGGAACACCAGGTTCACCTTCACCGCGCAGCCGCGCCCGGTCCGCGACCCGGCCCGCCGCACCGGCAGCCCCGGCCGGAACTCGATCGCGTCGGCCAGCAGCGGCGGCACCGCCACCACCGCCGCCGCCGCGCGGTAACTCCCGCTCGGGGTGCGGACGGTGACCTCACCGTCGGACTGCTCGACGGCCAGCGCCGGTTCGCCCGTGTGCAGCACTCCGCCCGCCTCCAGCAGGCGGCGCGCCAGCCGCTCGCACAGCCGGTGCGCGCCGCCGGCGACCCGGTCCTGCTGTGCGCCGCCCTCGAACGCGTTGAGGTAGCGCAGGCCGCCGCCGGAGCGCAGGTAGAACGCCAGGTGCAGGACGGAGACCTCGGCCGGATCGGCCGCCATCATCTCGCCGAGGA
The DNA window shown above is from Streptomyces sp. TLI_171 and carries:
- a CDS encoding phenylacetate--CoA ligase family protein, with the protein product MPALPLQALVDHARRNSPFYAELYRDVPATVTSLAQLPLIDHVAFWSANRWPDNRLLTGPLTDAAVYKSGGTTGAPKFSPWTRSEHFDSVSAFGAGLVDAGLKPGQKVANLFRAGEFYSGFLFIEGALHHAPIDNVRLPVATAPDEYVADLIHSFGVDVLAGEPMKLSAVAETLLKQERPAPQIELVLFGGDILFNDLRPLLRSAFPNAALSSIGYASVDAGLVAGPVPAGDDLRVHRAFPHRTVVELVDEDTGEPITEPGVPGRVVVTNLFRTLVPILRYPAGDRAEWTDADCRTFRLLGRSAEGARIGIVTMPTEDVRDVLLAHDPGHHITGMQFVQRRWDGRDGLVIRLGHTTPAPPPAELTETLRRAVLDARPAYVSETAAGAIHPLQLEWVPRSALATNPRTGKLRQVIDERPAH
- a CDS encoding SDR family NAD(P)-dependent oxidoreductase is translated as MTARQVLLVTGCSSGIGLATAAAASRAGWRVLATVRDPGRADALRAAAPGAEVRRLDITDEESVAACFAGIDRLDALVNNAGISNFDPTLEMSTAKALRANLEVNFFGTVAVSRAAMPLLRASGGRLLTIGSVHGVVGQPFNEAYCAAKFAVEGFMEALAPVAAAHGVRVSVLVPGYVPDTRFGIFPDVNRRTVQAASGPYADTFAAYGERIGAHWAGAGQPAAEVAEAVLRALAEERPPFRIPTGAWAAAYLDAKLADRDGSAVQRLAHDWIGLNPLP
- a CDS encoding MFS transporter, producing the protein MRLRAPEQLGRGFNLFWLGKSISNVGDRVTVFVVPTLMIFVLHASALQVGIVAMAQYLGIPLLGPVAGVLVDRWDKRLTLLVCDLVRLLAVAVIPLAYWLDFLSTPLLFCCVATVSGATIFFTVGYLVAVPAVVEKEHLVRAYSRLEGSGSVAEVSGPSIAAALYSALGTAALLVDAASYLVSAACFRWMRPWGERTAVQGSVWQRLTLGFRLNWQDPVLRRVVLAAITLNSGGPVFVTVLPVLAYRGLGVSVGVFGAAMSAGAVGALLGALLAPRISARFGIGRTLAWGLLLHCLVGLGVLAAPALPAGPVIAATMGAYGFFMSCINVCSAPARQSRMSAQHQGVMHAAFRTATWGVIPLAALAGGLAVSLLTGPLGVLDAARWTMVGGTLLAACSFLPALGVQSRLDADLPKAVDSVTELAEATP
- a CDS encoding AMP-binding protein → MTFSLTEEQAADGLAVARRTLELLRGVPEFDGRYAAHPAPSSLAELAALPPLAKDDLNTALAHLEPAAEQGATWLFQSGGSTGAPKIGYAPTGFYMAKVFEHWRPLERDDVFVNAWGAGRMWGAHFLAAGLADLSGCRVIALGSITREEYPEWLGFLADRRVTAIGGTPSVLRLWFAHARAAGIELPSLRKVLWLGEAWQPQLEEDLAIVAPKARRHGMFGSTETWVVGSNSPDCPADTFHPFPHQLVHVDQDGLLDFTSLDPAMLNPVLRYRTGDAGELGRCPCGRPGPAMRVLGRRDNVVQVRGLGLHVDELLARVEREPGVTRGQVLITEQGGRARRVEILLLAAPGADVRTESLRRELLSATFTLSTAFAHDPENVQVRVVEALVSNDRTGKTAGFAVREEA
- a CDS encoding RimK family alpha-L-glutamate ligase; amino-acid sequence: MSGVRAPLRRMCWIFPDRESSRSGAMWKHYFWDMYAEIAAELGMSWTMHAPEAVTVDGTDPGRPRVYVDGQRVTPEDTLFITALYSLPYQSMDVFNQLTLCTVLEQAGFYLPFPAQVSLLGNDKLATVLFLADSPVPPVPSVRIGSGRDVSKHQYEAALDGLTFPAIVKPSGWCGGGGICLARSREDVRGLASLAQGGDTVLVAQPYLGDGTVDYRVYVVDGRPYAALRRTPEAGSPVANASRGGSMEFCEIPPELVDATAYFAKKLTIPFFCVDFLHDGERFWFSELEPDGVIAPDLDDPDRPVQRDVTRARFAAYRDAHAAFVADGGARR
- a CDS encoding KamA family radical SAM protein, with amino-acid sequence MDRRAQPYQYLRRPLVEPDWRRLPGWRDVTPEQWRDAQWQRAHCVKNERQLRQVFGPLLTDRFYRELAADQAGFATMSVLVPPHMLNTMAVAAPLRPEPFTEAFLADPVRRYMLPVRPDRHPEWPSHPLAARDSLHEAQMWAVEGLTHRYPTKVLAELLATCPQYCGHCTRMDLVGRSTPQVAKARLVLRPADREEQMLDYLKRTPSVRDVVVSGGDLANMPWPRLEAFLLRLLELGSVRDIRLASKSVVGLPQHWLQPKVLAGVERVARLAARRSVNLAVHTHANHAASVTPLVAEAARALLDAGVRDVRNQGVLMRGVNASPEALLDLCFALQGEANILPYYFYLCDVVPNAEHWRLPLAEAQRLQEAILGYLPGYATPRLVADVPHVGKRWVHQAAGYDRVRGISYWTKNYRTGLELRTAEPAGGDQQLGRRHPYVDPVDTLPPEGRAWWAERASGGRGFDVSELEESG
- a CDS encoding class I adenylate-forming enzyme family protein: MSEQTSIAPLSVRERFMTDPTLGAGNFLDRAIEANPNRAVPYAFTHRTDHRGQVVLHGHSLLDLAALRDRYAAWYHAMGVRPGEPVGVVVAEGLEPLLHFFALTALGAVPALINDAMRHDVLVRYLNHVGVVGVVADDTTRLAAAYRQDPQRRPRFLALAAEVQAFDADVSALPEGYPYRHGADDVVALIHSSGTTGTPKSTTLAHRQFWEGKQPRMVRFPVEPYDRLMSLMPHTHAGGLSYFLTATLLGLPTVVMADWRRAVVEPVMEAFLPTMVASFPRTFVELATGELPVAGAAKVHSWFNTGDSAHYGHIRRLVQLGERPAGLIRPWLLPQDREGQPALPGSQFVDGLGSSEMGMALFGQVTSPESGRNDRCVGMPSEVVEKATVLDEDGVEVPDGTVGMLAVIAPSITHGYWNNERLTESFRMSGYWLTGDLAYRDAEGRFYHLDRTVDVIDTLDGPVYSLPIEEVLLADCADAVQDCSVVGVPHPDGGLRPIAVVRLQEGASADGLLAAANAELAAAGLSALAGLQVARTAAEFPLGPTGKVLKRELRARHATLLTATGGGKSA
- a CDS encoding FAD-dependent oxidoreductase, which encodes MSAAAPAAPGRPPHSAVVVGAGLAGLTAAVELADRGMRVTVLEARDRVGGRTRGIEVAPGRWIDAGAAYLGDRHTELHTLLAACDLKTAPTAMHGASRFALAEDGSRATTDGRFPPLNAVALGDLFEQLDELAAAVRPDAPWLSPNADRLDALTAADWAERQLPHPDARLFFPLFLGEMMAADPAEVSVLHLAFYLRSGGGLRYLNAFEGGAQQDRVAGGAHRLCERLARRLLEAGGVLHTGEPALAVEQSDGEVTVRTPSGSYRAAAAVVAVPPLLADAIEFRPGLPVRRAGSRTGRGCAVKVNLVFPQPVWREHGLSGWSVNAAGPLLSTVDDTPPEGSPGVLTGFVTGAEAHRFAALSPAEQRAAAVDQASRLFPMLPEPVGFHVTDWVNEPWSRGCYAALFGPGDWLALGPTLTVPHGRVHFAGTETSAEFFGLLEGAIRSGRRAAAELLAR